In the Argopecten irradians isolate NY unplaced genomic scaffold, Ai_NY scaffold_0101, whole genome shotgun sequence genome, TGATTGGAGTAAATGAAATAGCTTAAAAAAATTGTAACCCTGgttcaataattttaaaaggGAATATTATCAACCAGTAAACCATGATTAAAAAAttacatacacatgtaatattagCTGTATCTTCTAAGATCATTCTTACCATaactctctctttctctctttgTTTCTCTCTTCTTTTTCTACCCCTTTATCTATCCACTATACATAAAATTTCCGTGGTTTGAGCGGAGCGAATTAGACGGAAATTATTTTCCCTTATGTTGCGAGTTTTCTCATATGTGGCGCTAGGGTATTTGCACGTGCAGTTCACGGTGTTAGGTACAACGTGTGTCATTCAGCGAGGGTAGACCAGAGGCGACACACGTGTTATTGagaattaacaattgtatattttttataaatgcgGGTATGGAAAACACAGGAATTGCTCTTATTGGAAGCGAATCTGAAGTTTCGACCACTCTTAAACAATTTTTGAGTGAATTTAGAAGCcagaaaattgaattaaatgaaTTGAAGGAGCAGGTGCGTGGTCAGTCCCAGACGGTAGTTTCCGAAGTCAAAATGTTGAAAACTGAAACTGAACTTTCGTGGAAATACGAAGGAAATAAGAAACAGTACttatttaacaatgaaatacaTGATACTGTAAAGCAAGCACAGTGGGCTTTGGAGAACGGGAAAGTTGATTATTTGAAAGAAGTATTGTCAGAGTGTGAGAACAAAGTTCATCGAGCAGAGGCTAGGGCCGTTAAGAGCAAAAAAAGACAGACTTAAAAAACAAGTCAAGGAAAACGCCATACTCAAGatgttaattttaataataatggTGGGAGCAGTGTTCCTATGTTTAATTGGAATGGACAGGCAACTAGGGGAGCAAATGGATTTGGACCGGTCAGGTCAGGGTACAGAATGGATCAGCCTGCTTTAGTTGCGGAGAGTAGAACCACTTCCGGAAGGACTGTCCCCATATTGGACCCAACAGAGCAGGAACGGACCAATCGGTGGGAACTAAAAAGTGATGGCGCGTGCGCAGATAACGTGGATTCAGACAGTTTTAAAGATGAGTATAAGATTATTGATGATTGTGTTTTTACCCATGATTATTATGAATATGAGGAAGGGCAAAAACATATTATTGTTAAAGGAAGGTTAAAAAGACACATAGATTTTTGGCAGGAAATAGGGGCTTGTGATTTTATTAAAGATACTATTTTTAACGGATATAAAATTCCTTTTTATTCTCAGCCAGATAGtttaattttaaacaatattaagTCAGCTTTGAATGAGCAGGAGTTTGTGGTGCAAGCTATTAAAGATTTGTTAGATAGGGGTTTAGTGGGAAAATGTGATCACGTACCAACGGTAGTAAACCCGTTAACTGTATCAATGcaaaataacaagaaaaagAGACTGATTTTAGATTTGACGTCGATCAATAAACATTTGTGGAAACAGTCTGTAAAATTTGAAGATTTGAGACTGGCTCTGATGTATTTAGAACAGggattttttatgtttaaatttgaCATGCATTCAGCGTATCATTTTGTGGATATCTATGGGCCTCATACTGAATATTTGGGGTTTTCTTGGCTGATGGACAGtcaaattgtttatttcaaattcttgGTTTTACCGTTCGGTTTATCAACGACTCCTTATATTTTTACGAAAATAACTAGGCCACTGGTGGCTAAATGGAGAGGTGAGGGTAAGCTGATTGTTATGTTTCTTGACGATGGATTTGGTTGCGGTCCTAATGATTTTCTCACTCAAATAGCAGCAGATGAGATTAAGGAGGATTTGTTGAAATCCGGTTTTGTACCTAAAGCAGAAAAATCTTTGTGGGTACCTACACAGGAATTAGAATTTTTAGGTGTGGTCTTGGATGCGTTAAACGGGTTAATGCACATTCCTGTCCGTAGAGTTGATAAGGTTTTAGCTACAGTGGCTGAACTTGAGGGCAGTATTCAGAAGAGTAACCGAGTACAGGTGAGAAAAGTTGCTAGTTTCGTAGGGCAGATCATTTCTATGAACATAGTGATAGGAAATGTTTCTCAGATTATGACTAGGTATCTATCTATGGATGTACATACAGCGTATAGTTGGAATTCGTATATCAAATTGTCTGAGGTTACTATTGTTCAACTTCAATTTtggaaacaaactttaagtaaacTTAATTCCAGACGATTGCGTGACACAGGGGTTTGTTCCAAATTTATTTATAGTGACGCAAGCGGAACGGGATTTGCCGGCTATGAAGTAAAAGCTGATAGTGTAGCTCATGGGATGTGGTCTGTCgatgaaagtaaaaaaatcGTCTACTTGGAGAGAGTTGGTAGCTGTGTTGAGGGTTTTAATTTCTTTGAAGGGACAATTAGAGGAACACAGTTTGAAATGGTTTTCAGACAATGCTGGTGTCTGTAGTATAGTTCATAAAGGTTCGATGAAAGGCGAGTTACAGGATGTCGCGATTGAGATTTATCGagtttgtatttcaaaatcaatatcgATTGAAATGGAATGGTTACCCAGGAGTCTCAATGACAGAGCTGATTATTTATCTCGTATTGTAGACCGAGATGACTGGGGTATATCTTTTGAGTTGTAAGATATTATTGAAGCAAAGCGGGGCTGTTTAGAAGTAGATTGGTTTGCCTCAGATCATAACACAAAAAAGACATTATTTTATTCTAGATTTTGGAATGAAAACTCTGCCGGTGTGGATGCTTTCACTGTTTGTTGGACATAAAAATTCGGCCTGTTTGTTCCACCTATTTTTTTTGATTCCCAGAGTGTTAAGGCAGATGATGCGTACGCATGCGTCAGTTGTATTGGTGGCACCTATGTGGAGATCTGCAAGTTTTTGGACACTCGTGTGTAGTAATTCTACTAGTAGTACATTTATTAGAAATGTAGTGGATTGTCAAGAGTTACAGTCGTTAAAGGAATTTTACGTTACGTGTAAAAACGGAAGTGGAATTTTTGGAGTGGAGGATCTTAAATTCAAAATGTTAGCATTGAAATTGAGATTTTGAATTGGCTGATGCTATATGCTAGGCGTGGCTGCCTTGATAATTGCTGGGATAATTGGAGATTATCTCGGCTGACAAGCCATggtaatatgtgtgacagtaataaatgtacaggctgacaagccatgataatatgtcgGAGATTGTTTCGGAGTAAACTGTTAATATAGGAAGTAGTATCATAATATTACATCGATATTACACTATGGATTCAAATTggtgtttaaaaatatttttcataaggTTGAAAGATAGTcgtgtgtacatatatgtatatacatatgcatgttaTAATGTATGTTTTCTTTATACGTCTATTTTTGCAGAGCTTCGGTCGGGAGATCAATGAATTGCCAGAGGTGCTGCTGGATAAGGTGACCCAGATACCTGAGCTTTTGGAGAGATCTCGAGCTGTGAATACATGCAAGGCTTATAAGAGGGGATTTCTTAGATGGAACAAGTGGGCTATCAACTCTGGTATAAATTTGGAGGACACCTTACCGGCAAAACCTTTGCATGTAGCAATTTATTTGACTTCCATTATTCAAACCGCAAATTCACCTAGTCCATTGGTTAACGTTTTTTATAGTTTAAAATGGtttcatgatattttaaatCTCCAACTGACTCTAAATTAGTTTTGAATATCCTGGCGGTCGGCAAACGGAAATTGGCTCGTCCAGTGATTAAGAAGGAACCTGTAACCATTCGTATGTTGAGTGATATGTTTGATTTTCTATTCATGGAGGGTAACAGTAAAAATCAACGTATCATATGTGCTTCTTTATTGGGATACGCGGGATTTTTACGCAGTGAAgagtttttgaaaattaaacgGTCTGATATTGTAATAGATTCCACGCATATGTGCGTGTTTATAGAATCTAGTAAGACTGATAAGTACCGAGATGGTGCTTGGATTGTGATTTTACGCACAGGGACCAAGTTGTGTCCAGTTGTTAATATTGAACGTTATTTTGAATGGCTTGGTGTGGATGAGACTGATGATGTACATTTGTTGTGTAATTTGAGTGCTTTGAAAGAAGGTTATAAGTTAAGGAACGACAAAAAAGTGATGTCTTACACTACTTTACGCGAATTGTTTATAGAAGCTTTCAAGCCCCATGTCAATGATACATCGAAATATTGTCTACATTCTTTGCGGTCTGGGGGAGCTACTGCAGCTGCAAATCGAGGAATAGGAGATAGACTTTTTAAACGACATGGTAGATGGGTTAGTGAAAACACTAAAGATGGTTATGTCAAAGATTCTTTTTGTGAGAGATTACTTGTTTCTCAAAGTTTAGgtttataatatttgtaaacgctatttattaaaataaaattttataaattcagtttatgtaatttgaacatattacaaatgttctcTGTTGTGTTTTGCCATAGATAATTTGTaatagagctagtttaaatacgttatcaaataacatctatttccgtttaaggaaattttctattattttagataaaatcattctatatgcctaagacatatgagaaatgttgacTGTTGtctttttcatgggttactagtgatgaatccactttaatttagtttttgaTCAGCTCctatttccgagttccgtttaaggaaattatctatcattttagataaaagttgtGAATGTGCTTTgtacatattagaaatgttgcctgcTGACTTTTCTATTGGATTAGTATTGGTAAATCTACTTTAATTtggttttcgatcaactcccagttccgagttccgtttaagtaaaatgGAACTCGGAACCAGATCCGTGTTCCGTTtgaggaaattttctatcattttaataaaatcattctatatgcctaagacatatgagaaatgttgcctgttgtcttttttcatgggttactagtgatgaatccactttaatttagttttcgatcaactcctatttccgagttccgtttaagtaaaacggaactcggaaccagtttttacttaaacggaactcggaaataggagttgattgaaaactaaattaaagtggattaatcactagtaacccatgataaaagacaacaggcaacatttctcatatgtcttaggcatatagaatgattttatctaaaatgatagaaaatttccttaaacggaactcggaactggttccgagttccgttttacttaaacggaactcggaactgggagttgatcgaaaaccaaattaaagtggatttaccaatactAATCCAATAGAAAAGTCAgcaggcaacatttctaatatgtgcaaagcacattgacaacttttatctaaaatgatagagaatttccttaaacggaactcggaactggttccgagttccgttttacttaaacggaactgggaaatgggagttgaccgaaaactaaattaaagtggatttaccaatattaatccattaaaaaagccaacaggcaacatttctaatatgtcttaggcatatataatgattttatccaaaatgatagaaaatttccttaaacggaactcggaactggttcctagttccgttttacttaaacggaactcggaaatggaagtcgatcgaaaactaaattaaagtggatttaccaatattaatccattaaaaaagccaaaaggcaacatttctcatatgtgcaaagcacattgacaacttttatctaaaatgatagagaatttccttaaacggaactcggaactggttcagagttccgttttacttaaacggaactcggaaatgggagttgaccgaaaactaaattaaagtggatttaccaatattaatccattaaaaaagccaacaggcaacatttctaatatgtgcaaagcacattgacaacttttatctaaaatgatagagaatttccttaaacggaactcggaactggttccgagttccgttttacttaaacggaactcggaaatgggagttgaccgaaaactaaattaaagtggatttaccaatatcaAACCATTAAAAAAGCAAGCAGGCATCATTTCTAATATGTCTTATGCATATATAATGAATtgatctaaaatgatagaaaatttccttaaacggaactcggatctggttccgagttccattttacttaaacggaacttggaaataggagttgatcgaaaactaaattaaagtggattcataactagtaacccatgaaaaaagaccactggcaacatttcttatatgtcttaggcatatagaatgattttatctaaaacgATAGAAAATTATCTATGGCAAAACACAACAgagaacatttgtaatatgttcaagTTACATAAACTGAatttataaaactttattttaataaacaaaatccttaaacggaactcggaactggttccgagtggaactggttccgagttccgtttagcttaaacggtactaggaactaggaactcggaaccaacttcagcctccccgATCAACAACCAATTCACATTTGAGCTGAAATGCTCACCTGTTATTAACTGAGCTACAGGGGCCCTAACCTAATCATATGCGTTTGCctctatatataataaatacacctttatatatgtgtaatacatatataacaagaaTCATTACTATGAAACTGCATAAGACATGACCATcgaaatactctcaatcgacagacAGATAATTTAACTTTAATTGGGTATATGATACAACATGTACCCTGCATTATAAATGTAACTAGGTATCttgaaacatcggaaaacagccagatttccaGACCTCGGACACCGTGACATCCTCCAATAAACACGCTCTAATGGGTAGGTAAAACACCACTgtatgtcaacacttcagctttGTCACAATcaaagttatatatttttttcatttttctgaaGCTGAATTTAAGTGCTGACATGCATTAGAGCCTTGGCGTGTTCATAAAAAGGACGTCACGGTGTCCGAGGTGTTGGAATCTGgctattttcttgttttattatacCTAGTAACATGTACTGCATGATATATCTTgccatataccaaattaaagattgACTATCTCCTTTTCGATTGAATGTATTCCCATTGTAAAATCTTAAACTGTTTGTTCATGTCGCGGTGTTTAAATTCAccatatacataatatgtattatttatggtgttttaactacatgcgctgtgtattgtctgaatttacatgtccctgtgtctgtctgaatttacatgtccctgtgtcatgtaatgtcctgtacatgtaaatctgtgtgtgtaagttgttatgatgacgtatgagaggcgagtgaatggattggttgagtgtgtcacattgaccctgcaTGACCCTGTCCTTGCACGTGCACGCCCACCCTTCAGGAAGCGTGTCCGCACATTACGTGGAAAATAGGCATTGGGCATACACGACCTATAGCTACATGTAGAAGCCTGTACATGTGTGCtttacggccacagtactgaaaggtatgtttatttaataaataactagaaataaagtaattaactttaTATTCTTCACTATGCAATCTAATTAATATACTTTATAGTTTTCTGCTATAACTTCTTTAAATAACTAGTCCATAAagctttatattatgtatatgtataacaaaggaCCGCGCGTGGTCGGTGAGGTTAGGGCAATGCATAGAGTCAAGTGACTGttaattaattgttatttgtaaaaatatgtaactcggaaattaaaaaacaatttactattataatataataaatagatacctgtttatattttataccttacagtataaatatagaagATATAGTAGTATGTTCATTTATGTGTCCCTACATATTGTCAGGTATTGTTCTTGTTATTTCAGGGTTATCTGTCTCCGTTTGTGTGTAATAAATATTGTCAACTGTTTATAGCTGTTGGAGTCTATTTATGTACTTGTGAACAAATATCCATATTATAATCACTCTCGTGACATTCATAAtcttgttggttttttttctgaaatcgGATAGTGTTACATGGAAGGCCGAgttacctatatatatgtacagaaaatatctatagagccaaatgccTGTGCGCTTATACTGCATTTACACTACTCACAAACATCGCGTAAAGGGGTGCAACTGCTACAGCTAACATTCACGCCAACGCACTGTGGACGAGCAAACCCTAGACTATTCACGCGAGTCTTTCCGTAGACTACATGCTCTCGAAGGAGAGACGAAGCTacataataacactttgtccTATCGTGGGATGCTGTAAATGATGTGGTGATATTGTTTCGCGAAAAACTCTAGCCGCAGTCATGGCTTTATATACTGCCGGGCAACGAAACTAACGCCCTCTAATACGATAATTATAGGCTCTTGAACGTTTAACATGCATAGTTTAACATTACAAGCGTCTACTTGTCGCCGAGACTAAAACAAATAGAGCGGACAGCGATTCCGGATAACACGGTAATCAAAGTAGGCCTAGTGCATTTCGTTTATGTTGTACTTTACAAGAATTGGGATTCTATTAGATAGtgatatcatttttatcaattatatttttaatatatcataacAGCTTCATTGGTCTTTACACGTTATGGAT is a window encoding:
- the LOC138311741 gene encoding integrase/recombinase xerD homolog, which codes for MYVFFIRLFLQSFGREINELPEVLLDKVTQIPELLERSRAVNTCKAYKRGFLRWNKWAINSGINLEDTLPAKPLHVAIYLTSIIQTANSPSPLVNVFYSLILNILAVGKRKLARPVIKKEPVTIRMLSDMFDFLFMEGNSKNQRIICASLLGYAGFLRSEEFLKIKRSDIVIDSTHMCVFIESSKTDKYRDGAWIVILRTGTKLCPVVNIERYFEWLGVDETDDVHLLCNLSALKEGYKLRNDKKVMSYTTLRELFIEAFKPHVNDTSKYCLHSLRSGGATAAANRGIGDRLFKRHGRWVSENTKDGYVKDSFCERLLVSQSLGL